The following proteins are co-located in the Dyadobacter chenwenxiniae genome:
- the ftsZ gene encoding cell division protein FtsZ, with protein sequence MNKSLLQSLDQDYIVNEIIKDQPTGEHQEEPAIIKVIGVGGGGSNAVNYMFERKIKDVEFAVCNTDRQALANSPVPVKIQLGATLTQGLGAGTDATKGKEAALETIEEIKNLLGGSTQMVFITAGMGGGTGTGAAPVIAQLAKEMGKLTVAVVTAPYTWEGLDKKEQALEGIEQLKEYSDTVLVVLNDKLEELYEDMTLTQAFAEADGILLNAVKSISEIITTNGNINTDFKDVEKVLKNAGQSVMGTSESTGADRAQTAIREALDSPLLNDRDIRGAKRILVTLATSKKKEATMKEQREIWRYVLSQVGGEARMFKLGTITDDSLGDKLRVTIVAAGFDSIESPIPGIELKNGIKSKIPQAKPVVEEIKPIEEPAFETDLVVTSELEGATPTGPIDLVIDRDMIPGRFTQLPITDIGGNHDWNNDEIEKLDIMVASFKDGLVKYGDLEGPAFRRSRVELWKHPAVPATEMEQHWLK encoded by the coding sequence ATGAATAAAAGCTTGTTGCAATCTCTAGACCAGGACTACATTGTGAACGAAATCATCAAAGACCAGCCCACCGGCGAACACCAGGAAGAACCGGCCATTATCAAGGTAATTGGTGTCGGGGGCGGGGGAAGCAATGCTGTGAACTACATGTTTGAGAGAAAGATCAAAGATGTGGAGTTTGCAGTCTGCAATACCGATCGCCAGGCGCTTGCCAACAGCCCTGTGCCCGTGAAAATCCAGCTTGGGGCGACATTAACGCAAGGTTTGGGAGCCGGAACGGATGCTACGAAGGGTAAAGAAGCCGCTTTGGAAACTATTGAGGAAATCAAAAACCTGCTAGGTGGATCGACCCAAATGGTGTTTATTACGGCCGGTATGGGTGGTGGAACGGGAACAGGCGCTGCCCCCGTCATTGCCCAGCTTGCAAAGGAAATGGGTAAGCTCACGGTGGCTGTCGTTACAGCGCCTTATACTTGGGAAGGGCTTGATAAGAAAGAACAGGCACTGGAAGGAATTGAACAACTGAAAGAGTACAGCGACACAGTGCTGGTGGTTTTGAATGACAAGCTGGAAGAGTTGTATGAGGATATGACACTCACCCAGGCTTTTGCAGAGGCGGATGGAATTCTTTTGAATGCCGTAAAAAGTATTTCCGAGATCATTACGACAAACGGGAATATCAACACAGACTTTAAAGACGTAGAGAAGGTCCTTAAAAATGCGGGACAGTCCGTAATGGGAACCTCTGAGTCAACCGGAGCCGACCGAGCGCAGACGGCGATTAGAGAAGCGTTGGATTCACCGCTTTTGAATGACAGGGATATCCGCGGAGCAAAACGCATCCTGGTAACGCTGGCGACCAGCAAAAAGAAAGAAGCCACGATGAAGGAGCAGCGTGAAATCTGGCGTTATGTACTCTCGCAAGTGGGAGGGGAAGCGCGGATGTTCAAGCTGGGAACGATCACGGACGATTCTTTGGGCGATAAATTAAGGGTTACCATTGTTGCCGCAGGGTTTGACAGCATTGAGTCGCCGATCCCGGGAATTGAGCTAAAAAACGGCATTAAATCTAAAATACCTCAGGCAAAACCTGTTGTTGAAGAGATAAAACCAATTGAAGAGCCAGCGTTTGAAACGGATCTGGTTGTAACCAGCGAACTGGAAGGTGCTACGCCAACCGGCCCAATTGATCTTGTTATTGATCGTGACATGATCCCTGGCAGGTTCACACAATTGCCTATCACCGATATTGGAGGCAATCACGATTGGAATAATGACGAGATCGAAAAACTGGATATAATGGTTGCGTCCTTTAAAGACGGCCTGGTTAAATACGGAGATCTGGAAGGGCCTGCGTTCCGTCGCAGCCGCGTAGAACTCTGGAAACACCCGGCAGTTCCAGCCACCGAAATGGAGCAGCATTGGTTGAAATAA
- the ftsA gene encoding cell division protein FtsA → MAHDKIVVGVDIGSTKITVVAAQGAASGSRQNNIEILGFSEVPVPKGAVVNGAVENIKQVGTAVREALAEASSRSDLDIAVVNVSFGGTQVKVSQHNDGVIRPSASSGEEVTQRDVDQLVDDMYRAKIEPNYDVLHVLPMEFVVDNSMNVREPVGRTGIKLGGNFLIISANSQSILRTKKSLADADQNLKCDKMVFAPLATSLAVLNENETKAGIALIDIGDHTTDLVIYHDSIVRHIATFPIGGRHITNDLAIGCGIQVENAERLKREYGVAISADVPLNIEILVNFLAGRAPKQVLKKNVALIIEERLKEIAAMVYAEIIKSGYLDKLIGGLVLTGGSANIDEIEKLFEKVTNMSVRVGYPENLERTAKADAVSNSSYSTAIGLAWAGLRNIDPRVKSVCKPTTSFNTATVVQREKVKEVTKDEPGKKNGTFWDSFNSIIRKKDDGLSDY, encoded by the coding sequence ATGGCACACGACAAAATTGTAGTAGGCGTAGATATTGGGAGCACGAAAATTACCGTGGTTGCTGCACAGGGAGCCGCGTCCGGTTCCCGTCAAAACAATATTGAAATTTTAGGTTTTAGCGAAGTTCCTGTTCCGAAAGGGGCAGTTGTAAATGGCGCCGTTGAAAATATAAAACAGGTAGGAACCGCGGTCCGCGAGGCACTTGCAGAGGCATCTTCACGTTCAGACCTGGATATTGCTGTGGTGAATGTGAGTTTCGGCGGCACACAGGTGAAAGTAAGCCAGCATAACGATGGCGTCATCAGGCCTTCCGCATCATCCGGCGAAGAAGTTACGCAAAGAGATGTGGACCAACTTGTCGACGACATGTATCGCGCTAAAATTGAGCCGAATTATGACGTGTTGCATGTTTTGCCGATGGAGTTTGTCGTAGATAACTCCATGAATGTGCGCGAGCCTGTAGGCAGGACGGGTATCAAGCTGGGAGGTAACTTCCTCATCATTTCGGCAAACAGCCAATCTATTTTGCGCACCAAAAAGAGTCTGGCTGATGCTGACCAAAACCTGAAATGCGATAAAATGGTGTTTGCTCCGCTGGCAACCAGTCTTGCGGTTTTGAATGAAAATGAAACAAAAGCAGGCATCGCGCTGATTGACATCGGCGACCATACCACAGACCTCGTTATCTATCATGACAGTATTGTGCGTCACATCGCCACATTTCCGATAGGTGGCAGACACATTACCAATGACCTGGCGATCGGCTGCGGGATCCAGGTTGAAAATGCAGAGCGACTGAAGCGGGAATATGGAGTTGCTATTTCGGCTGATGTTCCGCTGAACATTGAGATCCTTGTTAATTTCCTTGCAGGGCGCGCTCCAAAGCAGGTTCTGAAGAAAAACGTAGCATTAATCATTGAGGAGCGCTTAAAGGAGATCGCCGCGATGGTGTATGCAGAAATTATAAAGTCAGGATATCTCGACAAACTGATTGGCGGCCTGGTCTTAACGGGAGGCTCTGCCAACATTGATGAGATCGAAAAGCTTTTTGAAAAAGTTACAAATATGTCTGTGCGTGTGGGATATCCGGAAAACCTGGAAAGAACCGCGAAAGCAGACGCGGTAAGCAATTCTTCATACAGCACAGCCATAGGCTTGGCGTGGGCAGGGCTCAGAAACATTGACCCGAGGGTTAAGTCTGTGTGCAAGCCGACAACTTCCTTTAATACAGCCACTGTTGTACAAAGAGAAAAAGTGAAGGAAGTGACAAAGGACGAACCAGGAAAGAAGAACGGGACTTTCTGGGACAGTTTTAATAGTATTATCCGTAAAAAAGATGATGGTCTGAGTGACTATTGA
- a CDS encoding nuclear transport factor 2 family protein: MKKHARMNYPRFILFSFIYVFCANSAFSQQYDPGIMGTVNALFDGMRAGDSTKVRNAFALGSTMMSVPENPKDSIAVKKSSIDGFVKAVGKPHPDKWDERIYSPKISVDGPMAIVWAPYKFYLGEKFSHCGVNVFTLVKISKGWKISSITDTRRKDGCSN; encoded by the coding sequence ATGAAAAAGCACGCACGCATGAACTATCCAAGATTCATCCTCTTTTCTTTCATCTATGTTTTTTGCGCTAATAGTGCATTTAGTCAACAATATGATCCTGGCATTATGGGCACGGTGAATGCATTATTTGACGGTATGCGAGCGGGAGATTCAACGAAGGTGCGAAACGCTTTTGCGCTGGGTAGTACAATGATGTCGGTGCCGGAAAACCCAAAGGACTCTATTGCTGTTAAGAAAAGTTCGATTGATGGATTTGTGAAAGCGGTTGGCAAGCCACATCCGGATAAGTGGGATGAGCGGATTTATAGTCCTAAGATTTCCGTGGACGGGCCTATGGCCATTGTTTGGGCGCCTTATAAGTTTTATTTAGGAGAGAAGTTTTCACATTGCGGTGTGAATGTCTTCACATTGGTCAAAATAAGCAAAGGATGGAAAATCAGTTCAATTACGGATACGCGTAGAAAGGACGGCTGCTCAAATTAA
- the accD gene encoding acetyl-CoA carboxylase, carboxyltransferase subunit beta: protein MSWFIRKEKGINTPTEMKREAPDGLWYQCSNCKKITPTREHKQNAYTCPHCNYHEKVGSDVYFNLLFDDNEFIELDENLTSGDPLHFVDTKAYPDRIKSTMQKTGLKDAVRTGHGKMNGLNIVIACMDFNFIGGSMGSVVGEKIARAISYSLEHKSPFLMISKSGGARMMEAGFSLMQMAKTSARLAQLSDAKVPYISLLTDPTTGGVTASYAMLGDFNISEPEALIGFAGPRVIRETIGKDLPKGFQSAEFVLEHGFLDFIVDRKDLKDKLTSLLTMLR, encoded by the coding sequence ATGTCCTGGTTTATTCGGAAAGAGAAAGGCATTAATACACCCACCGAAATGAAGCGTGAAGCTCCCGACGGGTTGTGGTATCAATGTTCGAATTGCAAGAAAATTACGCCTACCAGAGAACATAAGCAGAATGCTTACACTTGCCCGCATTGTAATTACCACGAAAAAGTGGGATCTGATGTTTATTTCAACCTTTTGTTTGATGATAATGAATTTATAGAGCTGGACGAAAATCTTACGTCGGGCGACCCGCTTCATTTTGTTGATACCAAAGCTTATCCGGATCGCATTAAGTCTACAATGCAGAAAACAGGGCTGAAAGACGCGGTGCGCACGGGACATGGAAAGATGAATGGTTTGAATATTGTTATCGCCTGTATGGATTTCAATTTCATTGGTGGATCAATGGGATCTGTTGTAGGAGAAAAAATCGCCCGTGCTATCAGTTATTCTTTGGAGCATAAGTCTCCTTTTTTAATGATTTCCAAATCCGGTGGCGCTCGTATGATGGAGGCAGGTTTTTCATTGATGCAAATGGCTAAGACTTCTGCGCGCCTCGCTCAGTTATCCGATGCAAAAGTGCCTTATATATCATTGTTGACGGACCCTACAACGGGCGGCGTTACGGCATCGTATGCAATGTTGGGAGATTTTAACATTTCCGAGCCAGAGGCTTTAATCGGCTTTGCGGGACCACGTGTTATTCGTGAGACGATTGGTAAGGACTTGCCAAAAGGTTTTCAAAGCGCTGAGTTCGTGCTTGAACACGGTTTCCTGGATTTCATTGTGGATCGTAAGGATTTGAAAGATAAGTTAACCAGCCTGCTTACCATGCTTCGTTGA
- a CDS encoding HNH endonuclease, which produces MGKVLVLNQDYSALSVCTVPKAFLLVYMNKAEMLAESPRDYLRTVNDKYPMPVVIRLNRYIHIPYRGVVMTRQNLFKRDSNRCQYCGTHDNLTLDHVIPKSRGGKTTWDNLATACKRCNSRKGDHTPEEVGMPLRQRPFRPSFLMFIRDFSGLADDEWLPYLGVKERNY; this is translated from the coding sequence ATGGGTAAAGTACTGGTTCTTAATCAAGATTATAGTGCGTTAAGTGTTTGCACAGTTCCAAAGGCGTTTTTATTAGTTTACATGAACAAGGCCGAAATGCTGGCCGAATCCCCGCGGGATTATCTGCGAACGGTGAACGACAAATATCCCATGCCCGTCGTGATCCGCCTCAACCGATACATTCATATTCCCTACCGAGGCGTAGTTATGACGAGGCAAAACCTTTTCAAGCGGGACAGTAACCGATGTCAGTATTGCGGCACACATGATAACCTTACATTAGACCACGTTATCCCGAAGTCCAGAGGCGGCAAAACAACCTGGGATAATCTCGCCACCGCCTGCAAGCGCTGTAATTCCCGAAAAGGCGACCATACACCAGAGGAAGTTGGCATGCCCCTCCGCCAGCGCCCGTTTCGTCCTTCGTTTTTAATGTTTATCCGCGATTTTTCCGGTTTAGCCGACGATGAATGGCTTCCCTATCTGGGCGTTAAGGAGCGGAATTACTAA
- a CDS encoding radical SAM protein, whose product MRLISHPVLCNYYVTYRCNASCSFCDIWEKPSPYITVENLRENLRDLKKLGVKVIDFTGGEPLLHRQLDVLLNEAKDHGMITTVTSNGLLYPRQAEKLRGLVDMLHFSLDSPDRDEHDKSRGVKCFDKVMESIAIAKSLGERPDIIFTVFEDNVDKIRRLWEEVCLPNDLILILNPVFEYNNVGSNLSKETLNELTWWGKQKNVYLNDAFVQLRLDGGNHVDNPVCKAASTTIVISPENKLVLPCYHLGLKDFPIEGNLFDLYHSDEVQKLVALEGKLPACESCAINCYMQPSFAVEMNKYWWKALPSTIKYNRIKGTWKQMVGL is encoded by the coding sequence ATGCGTTTGATTTCCCATCCGGTCCTTTGCAATTACTACGTAACCTATCGCTGTAACGCTTCATGTAGTTTTTGCGACATTTGGGAAAAGCCTTCGCCTTACATTACAGTTGAAAATCTAAGAGAAAATTTAAGGGATTTAAAAAAGCTCGGCGTTAAGGTCATTGATTTTACCGGTGGAGAACCACTGCTTCACCGGCAGTTGGATGTGCTTTTAAATGAAGCCAAGGACCATGGAATGATCACAACCGTGACAAGCAATGGTTTACTTTATCCCAGACAGGCTGAAAAACTCCGCGGCCTTGTTGATATGCTCCACTTCTCACTCGATTCGCCTGATCGTGACGAGCATGATAAATCGAGAGGAGTAAAATGCTTTGATAAAGTGATGGAATCCATTGCTATTGCCAAATCATTAGGCGAGCGTCCGGATATTATTTTCACGGTTTTCGAGGACAATGTTGATAAAATAAGACGGTTGTGGGAAGAAGTTTGTTTGCCAAATGACCTTATCCTGATTTTAAATCCGGTTTTTGAATATAACAATGTTGGCTCTAATCTTTCGAAAGAAACATTAAATGAGCTCACCTGGTGGGGAAAACAAAAGAATGTCTATCTCAACGATGCTTTTGTTCAACTGAGACTTGATGGCGGAAATCACGTAGATAACCCTGTTTGCAAAGCCGCCAGCACAACAATTGTTATCTCTCCAGAAAACAAACTTGTTTTGCCCTGCTATCATTTGGGATTGAAAGATTTTCCAATCGAAGGAAATCTTTTTGATCTCTATCATTCCGACGAAGTGCAAAAACTCGTTGCGCTCGAAGGGAAATTGCCCGCATGTGAAAGTTGCGCAATTAACTGCTACATGCAACCTTCCTTTGCAGTTGAAATGAATAAATACTGGTGGAAAGCACTTCCCAGCACCATTAAGTACAATCGGATTAAAGGCACCTGGAAACAAATGGTTGGGCTTTAA
- the murC gene encoding UDP-N-acetylmuramate--L-alanine ligase: protein MTNWKYIYFVGIGGIGMSALARWFKANGFNVAGYDKTLTVLVQKLMDEDIEVTLEDEISTIPAAFAADPSETLVIYTPAVPVMHKQMIYFRDNNFLILKRSQVLGLLTKNLRTIGVAGTHGKTTTSSLVAHILRHAKVNSTAFLGGITQNYGTNLLLNEPTDNLEEVFCVVEADEFDRSFLTLFPEIAIVTSTDADHLDIYGQHEAVLESFRDYVSQIDDDGVLFMREGLELAASTKAKVLTYSLHSGNYHSADIHIKNARFVFDLIYPEGKIEGIAMKIPGYHNIENAVAASAVALHLGVGSDKIKEALENYGGVKRRFEYQLEEDGCIYIDDYAHHPTEIEAFLSSVKGLYPGRHVTAIFQPHLFTRTRDFADGFSESLSLADRVLLLEIYPARELPITGVNSEMLMEKITAKEKQLITKDKVLSVLADLNTDIVVTIGAGDIDTLVEPIRNLLKNSIVNN, encoded by the coding sequence ATGACAAATTGGAAATACATATATTTTGTTGGAATTGGCGGAATAGGGATGAGTGCGCTGGCGCGTTGGTTCAAGGCGAATGGATTTAATGTGGCCGGTTATGACAAGACACTCACGGTATTAGTTCAAAAATTAATGGATGAGGATATTGAGGTGACGCTTGAAGACGAGATCAGTACCATTCCAGCCGCATTTGCCGCCGACCCGTCGGAAACGTTGGTGATATATACGCCGGCAGTTCCGGTAATGCATAAGCAAATGATCTATTTCCGTGACAATAACTTCCTGATCTTGAAACGCTCGCAGGTTTTAGGGTTGCTAACCAAGAATTTGAGGACGATCGGTGTTGCCGGAACGCATGGAAAAACGACAACTTCCTCACTGGTTGCTCACATATTACGTCATGCGAAAGTTAACAGCACCGCTTTTTTGGGGGGGATTACGCAGAATTACGGCACTAATTTGCTACTTAATGAGCCAACGGATAATCTGGAAGAGGTTTTTTGTGTGGTTGAAGCGGACGAGTTTGACCGATCTTTTCTCACGTTGTTCCCCGAAATCGCCATTGTTACTTCAACCGATGCCGACCATTTGGATATTTATGGACAGCATGAAGCCGTTTTGGAATCTTTCCGCGATTATGTGAGCCAGATCGACGACGATGGCGTGCTTTTTATGCGTGAAGGACTGGAGCTGGCCGCATCGACCAAGGCCAAAGTCTTAACATACTCATTACATTCAGGGAATTATCACTCGGCAGACATTCATATTAAAAATGCCCGGTTTGTTTTCGATCTGATTTACCCGGAGGGAAAAATTGAAGGAATCGCGATGAAAATTCCGGGCTACCATAATATTGAAAACGCTGTTGCAGCAAGTGCCGTTGCTTTGCACTTAGGTGTAGGATCTGATAAAATAAAAGAGGCGTTGGAAAATTACGGAGGGGTAAAACGCCGCTTCGAATATCAGCTGGAAGAAGACGGGTGCATTTACATTGATGACTATGCACACCATCCTACCGAGATCGAGGCATTCCTTTCGTCGGTAAAAGGCTTATACCCGGGAAGGCATGTGACAGCCATTTTTCAGCCACATTTATTTACACGTACGCGTGATTTTGCAGATGGGTTTTCTGAAAGCTTATCGCTTGCGGACCGGGTTCTGCTGCTTGAAATTTATCCCGCAAGAGAATTGCCTATTACGGGCGTGAATTCGGAAATGCTCATGGAAAAGATCACAGCAAAGGAGAAACAACTTATCACTAAAGATAAAGTTTTGAGCGTTTTAGCTGATTTAAATACGGATATTGTGGTGACAATCGGGGCCGGAGACATTGATACATTGGTGGAACCGATCAGGAACTTGCTTAAAAATTCAATTGTGAATAATTAG
- the smpB gene encoding SsrA-binding protein SmpB — MSEKIVKKVDIKNRKASFEYFFLEEFTAGMALTGTEIKSIRQGKVNFQDAYCLFMDGELYIRSLHISPYTEGTHFNHDPMRDRKLLITKRERKKLTENLKDQGLTIIPVRLFTSERGFAKLHIALAKGKKLYDKRDTIKERDVKRETDRMNF, encoded by the coding sequence ATGTCCGAAAAAATAGTTAAAAAAGTAGATATTAAAAACCGCAAGGCATCATTTGAATACTTCTTCCTTGAAGAATTCACGGCCGGAATGGCATTGACTGGAACTGAAATTAAATCAATCCGGCAAGGCAAAGTGAATTTTCAGGATGCATATTGTCTTTTTATGGATGGAGAGCTCTATATCAGAAGCTTACACATTTCTCCCTATACCGAAGGAACGCATTTCAATCACGATCCTATGCGCGATCGCAAACTGCTCATTACAAAAAGGGAAAGGAAAAAATTGACCGAAAACCTCAAAGATCAAGGTCTGACGATTATTCCGGTTAGACTGTTTACAAGCGAACGCGGATTTGCGAAGTTACACATCGCTCTGGCGAAAGGTAAAAAGCTTTACGATAAGCGTGATACGATCAAAGAAAGAGATGTAAAGCGCGAAACGGATCGGATGAATTTTTAG
- a CDS encoding NADPH-dependent FMN reductase: MTTTSSPIVIIVGTNRPNSMSRKIADYYQEILNNLNAPSTILDLVNLPNDFTVSAMYENSGKNEDFNSLKSLLEQTDKFVFIVPEYNGSYPGVLKAFIDGLPYPNSFTNKKAALVGLSSNMHGAALALSHLNDVFSYLGMNTLALRVKLGQIRTHYHERVISNALYKELLELQAGQMIHF, encoded by the coding sequence ATGACAACAACTTCTTCCCCTATCGTGATAATCGTTGGTACGAACAGGCCCAATTCAATGTCGCGGAAAATAGCTGATTATTACCAGGAAATACTGAATAACCTGAACGCTCCGAGTACAATTCTGGACTTGGTTAACCTGCCAAACGACTTTACTGTGTCGGCGATGTACGAAAATTCTGGAAAGAACGAAGATTTTAATAGCCTGAAATCTTTACTTGAACAAACAGACAAGTTCGTTTTTATCGTTCCTGAATACAATGGCTCTTATCCAGGCGTTCTGAAAGCATTTATCGATGGACTTCCCTATCCCAATAGTTTTACCAACAAAAAAGCTGCTCTTGTAGGTTTGTCTTCTAATATGCATGGTGCTGCATTGGCACTGAGCCATTTGAATGACGTATTTAGCTATCTGGGAATGAACACATTAGCGTTAAGGGTAAAGCTTGGCCAAATCCGCACGCATTATCACGAGCGCGTGATATCCAATGCTTTGTATAAAGAACTTTTGGAATTGCAGGCAGGTCAAATGATCCATTTCTAA
- the murG gene encoding undecaprenyldiphospho-muramoylpentapeptide beta-N-acetylglucosaminyltransferase, producing the protein MSKRVIISGGGTGGHIYPAIAIANALQKKDPELEVLFVGALGKMEMEKVPRAGYEIVGLPIAGLKRSLSLENLLVPFKLLNSLFKAKAIIEDFRPDVAVGVGGFASGPLLMMASLADIPTLIQEQNSYAGITNKFLGKKARKVCVAYPGMEAFFPADKITLLGNPVRSDIVDVSARNKEALVEFGLNGDHKTLFVMGGSLGARSINESINAGLPQLLEAGYQVLWQTGRAYIDTAKQTIAGLGTDKVKAFDFIYTMDLAYAVADVVISRAGALSVSELCLAAKPAILVPFPAAAEDHQTKNALTLVEQDAALMIKDSKAMQELIPQALELLKDIVKQGELKLNIRKLARPNAADDIAAEVFKLIK; encoded by the coding sequence ATGTCAAAAAGAGTCATTATCAGCGGAGGCGGCACTGGTGGGCACATTTATCCCGCAATTGCGATAGCCAATGCATTACAGAAAAAGGATCCTGAACTGGAAGTGCTTTTTGTAGGGGCTTTGGGCAAAATGGAAATGGAAAAGGTGCCGCGCGCGGGCTACGAGATTGTGGGTCTGCCAATTGCCGGCTTGAAAAGATCATTGTCCCTGGAAAATCTGCTGGTTCCCTTCAAGCTTTTGAACAGCCTGTTCAAGGCCAAGGCCATTATTGAGGACTTTAGACCCGACGTTGCGGTGGGAGTGGGCGGCTTTGCCAGTGGCCCGTTGTTGATGATGGCGTCGTTAGCCGACATTCCAACATTAATTCAGGAGCAAAATTCCTACGCAGGGATTACCAATAAGTTTTTGGGTAAAAAAGCCAGAAAAGTTTGCGTGGCTTACCCGGGGATGGAAGCGTTTTTTCCGGCAGATAAAATTACGCTTTTAGGAAATCCGGTGAGAAGTGACATTGTGGATGTGTCTGCAAGAAATAAGGAAGCACTCGTGGAGTTTGGCCTGAACGGCGACCATAAGACATTGTTTGTGATGGGTGGAAGTCTTGGGGCAAGATCTATTAATGAAAGCATTAATGCAGGTTTGCCACAGCTATTAGAGGCTGGTTATCAGGTTTTATGGCAAACCGGAAGAGCCTACATTGACACGGCCAAGCAAACCATCGCAGGCCTTGGAACAGATAAAGTAAAAGCTTTTGATTTCATTTATACAATGGATCTTGCTTATGCAGTTGCGGATGTGGTCATTTCAAGAGCTGGCGCATTATCTGTTTCTGAATTATGTCTGGCTGCGAAACCGGCTATCCTGGTTCCGTTTCCAGCTGCGGCGGAGGATCATCAGACCAAGAATGCTTTAACCTTGGTTGAGCAGGACGCGGCGTTAATGATCAAGGATTCCAAGGCAATGCAGGAGCTTATTCCACAGGCACTCGAACTCCTGAAGGACATTGTTAAGCAAGGTGAATTGAAATTAAATATCCGCAAGCTGGCACGCCCCAATGCTGCCGACGATATTGCCGCAGAAGTTTTCAAATTAATCAAGTAA
- a CDS encoding cell division protein FtsQ/DivIB — translation MLRKFDYPWLLLKRSLWLILPIAGIGMAENKLGNQRCTNLVIAIEGDSGTRFLNQMDVRMLVTENGADPLLGSRLSDVALNDLENRVRRNKLIRKCQVYRDLKGNVVVEVEQEKPLARWINTSENGEMRNSSGYYISDEGVFFPLSDSYSARALLVSGSFFSDAEQLKTTKGASIMELLRFLNTDPFWKAQVAQLNADKDGEISLITVLGDQRIEFGTAENYESKFNKLKIFYNEVLSQDWSRYKKISIKFQNQIVCE, via the coding sequence ATGTTACGTAAATTTGACTATCCATGGCTTTTGTTAAAACGCAGTTTGTGGCTCATTTTGCCGATTGCCGGGATAGGCATGGCAGAAAATAAGCTTGGTAATCAGCGTTGTACGAATCTTGTGATAGCCATTGAAGGTGATTCGGGAACGAGGTTTCTGAATCAGATGGACGTGCGGATGCTGGTGACTGAAAACGGGGCTGATCCGCTGTTAGGCAGCAGGTTAAGCGACGTTGCACTGAATGATCTCGAAAACCGGGTACGCAGGAACAAGCTGATCAGAAAATGTCAGGTCTATCGTGACTTGAAGGGAAATGTGGTGGTGGAGGTTGAGCAGGAGAAGCCGCTGGCGAGATGGATTAACACTTCTGAAAATGGTGAAATGCGCAATTCATCTGGTTATTATATCAGTGATGAGGGCGTTTTTTTTCCGTTGTCAGATAGTTATTCCGCAAGGGCATTGCTTGTTTCCGGTTCTTTTTTCAGCGATGCGGAACAGTTGAAAACAACCAAGGGGGCTTCAATAATGGAGCTTTTGCGTTTTTTGAACACCGATCCCTTTTGGAAGGCACAAGTAGCGCAATTGAATGCAGATAAAGATGGTGAAATCTCGCTTATAACAGTCCTGGGGGATCAGCGCATTGAATTTGGGACAGCAGAAAATTACGAATCCAAGTTCAACAAGCTTAAAATATTTTACAACGAAGTACTGAGCCAGGACTGGAGCAGATATAAAAAGATTAGTATTAAGTTTCAGAATCAAATAGTTTGTGAATAA